A window of Castanea sativa cultivar Marrone di Chiusa Pesio chromosome 1, ASM4071231v1 contains these coding sequences:
- the LOC142640580 gene encoding PLAT domain-containing protein 3-like, with protein MANGLCSILLVALFLFATTGDSTKEECVYTLFVKTGSVIKAGTDSKISLTLGDPSGRSVSVPNLESWGLMGPKHDYFERGNVDAFSGRGPCIGASACRLNLTSDGSGSHSGWFCDYVEVTSSGPHKACSQSIFYVDRWLANDAPPYKLSVVLDGCDTWNNAAESDSNQRRNSGRLAVGSPKTFAYSASE; from the exons atggCGAACGGCCTGTGCTCCATCCTCCTCGttgctctcttcctctttgcTACCACAGGAGACTCCACT AAGGAGGAATGTGTGTACACCCTGTTCGTGAAGACAGGGTCAGTGATCAAAGCTGGTACAGACTCCAAGATCAGCCTCACCCTTGGCGACCCTTCAGGCAGGTCTGTGTCGGTTCCAAATCTAGAATCATGGGGGCTAATGGGTCCTAAACACGACTACTTCGAGCGTGGCAATGTGGATGCATTCAGTGGCCGAGGACCTTGCATTGGTGCATCGGCCTGCAGACTAAACCTGACCTCGGATGGTTCTGGCTCGCACTCCGGTTGGTTCTGTGACTACGTTGAAGTCACGTCCTCAGGGCCTCACAAAGCATGTTCACAGAGCATCTTCTACGTTGATCGTTGGCTTGCCAATGATGCTCCTCCGTATAAGCTTAGCGTTGTTCTTGATGGGTGTGACACGTGGAACAATGCTGCAGAAAGTGACTCAAATCAGCGCAGAAATAGTGGGCGCTTAGCTGTTGGGAGTCCCAAAACATTTGCTTATTCCGCTTCAGAATAG
- the LOC142605890 gene encoding uncharacterized protein LOC142605890: protein MEGGGDKSSSASSSSRKLKFVPKAPPRRKTKPSPTPKTEVVDEDGKAEAEAQYLLRRFNENLARRGPREEKKSSVQVAFGPGVMPSTSLKVYGAAKEENVGNRSASVPKSSDNGEALLSLLSAANEDGNDACSADPMETSAQIVKKEYRERWDYHHTNYPTTLPLRRPYSGDPELLDMAEFGEAAANYEYDENIINPASDLGLKVESEEEKLFFFQLPASLPFLKRSASRKGKEKVESHTYLESGGISKKSCSLEELPGGYMGKMLVYKSGAIKLKLGDSLYDVSPGSDCIFTQDVAAINLAEKECCVLGKLGKRAVVTADIDSLLDSMIDLG from the exons ATGGAAGGAGGAGGAGACAAGTCctcttctgcttcttcttcttcaaggaAG CTTAAGTTTGTGCCAAAAGCCCCACCTCGCCGGAAAACCAAACCCTCTCCCACTCCCAAAAC TGAAGTGGTTGATGAAGATGGAAAAGCTGAAGCAGAGGCACAGTATCTACTTCGCCGCTTCAAC GAGAATCTTGCTAGACGGGGGcctagagaagaaaagaaat CTTCTGTTCAAGTTGCATTTGGTCCTGGAGTTATGCCTTCAACTTCCCTAAAGGTATATGGTGCTGCCAAGGAGGAGAATGTTGGTAACAGAAGTGCCTCAGTCCCAAAAAGTTCTGATAATGGGGAAGCTCTCTTATCTTTGCTTTCAGCTGCCAACGAAGATGGAAATGATGCATGTTCTGCAGATCCTATGGAGACATCAGCTCAGATTGTCAAGAAAGAATATAGAGAACGTTGG GATTACCACCACACTAATTATCCAACTACTCTTCCATTGAGGAGGCCTTACTCTGGAGACCCAG AACTTCTTGACATGGCTGAATTTGGGGAGGCTGCTGCAAATTATGAGTATGATGAGAATATTATAAATCCTGCTTCAGACCTTGGACTGAAG GTGGAAAGTGAGGAAGAAAAGTTGTTTTTCTTTCAGCTTCCTGCTAGTCTGCCATTTCTCAAAAGATCAGCTAGTAGAAAGGGGAAAGAGAAAGTTGAATCCCATACATACCTGGAAAGCGGAGGCATTTCAAAGAAGAGCTGCAGTTTGGAAGAGTTGCCTGGTGGATATATGGGCAAAATGTTGGTTTACAAGAGTGGAGCAATCAAGTTAAAGCTAGGAGATTCCCTGTATGAT GTTTCACCTGGTTCGGATTGCATATTTACTCAAGATGTTGCAGCAATCAACCTTGCAGAAAAAGAATGTTGCGTTCTTGGAAAGCTTGGCAAACGGGCTGTTGTAACCGCTGACATTGATTCCCTGTTGGATAGCATGATTGACTTGGGCTAA
- the LOC142622335 gene encoding uncharacterized protein LOC142622335, which produces MMFGGKGMGGGTGSGGSMLRNVGRAVSAARTGVPAEPISSSSSRPNTNTHTHSHKPISPNYLSLSSTSPPHNNIPTSATSGVPTTRSPFSQSQSQSQSQCDEFEWVSVDGSKGERVRPHGHGHGNGNGNGYFDDYILGPVPSKDEVQNAVSAIQQVFEPASYSNLVRDKFASDLEEDVADQVMSPTGSELDWVEPSFRLCNSRMLQPHGSDRVYDAFHMLQTEPSVQRMVISLSSDKAVWDAVLNNEVVRELKESYFAVENNEPRSPDESSEGSNEATSVLSWIFDTTKAKVMEVFEKITKLVNELFPSTENEKTSAGATDPFQEKLKTSFLLSVVVLLIVAVTRAHKA; this is translated from the exons ATGATGTTTGGAGGCAAAGGCATGGGAGGTGGAACTGGAAGTGGAGGAAGCATGTTAAGGAATGTTGGAAGAGCGGTTTCTGCTGCAAGAACTGGTGTTCCTGCCGAacccatttcttcttcttcttccaggCCTAACACTAACACCCACACCCACTCCCACAAGCCCATTTCTCCCAATtacctttctctctcctccactTCTCCTCCACATAATAATATTCCCACTTCTGCAACTTCTGGGGTACCCACTACTCGGTCACCTTTTTCTCAGTCTCAGTCTCAGTCTCAGTCTCAGTGTGATGAGTTTGAGTGGGTGTCTGTTGATGGCAGTAAAGGTGAGAGAGTCAGACCACATGGACATGGAcatggaaatggaaatggaaatgggTATTTTGATGATTATATTCTTGGCCCTGTTCCTTCCAAGGATGAAGTCCAAAATGCTGTCTCTGCTATTCAGca GGTTTTTGAGCCTGCCTCATACTCCAATCTCGTGAGGGACAAATTTGCTTCTGATTTGGAGGAGGATGTTGCAGATCAAGTTATGAGTCCCACTGGCTCAGAGTTAGACTGGGTGGAGCCCTCTTTTCGTCTATGTAATTCAAGAATGTTGCAACCTCATGGATCCGACAGAGTTTATGATGCTTTTCATATGTTGCAGACTGAGCCATCTGTTCAG AGAATGGTCATATCATTGTCATCAGATAAAGCAGTTTGGGATGCTGTTCTGAATAATGAGGTGGTGCGGGAGCTTAAGGAGTCATACTTTGCAG TTGAAAATAATGAACCCCGGAGTCCGGATGAGAGTTCTGAAGGATCCAATGAAGCAACCAGTGTACTAAGTTGGATTTTTGACACCACCAAGGCTAAGGTCATGGAAGTGTTTGAGAAAATCACAAAGCTTGTGAATGAATTATTTCCGTCCACTGAAAATGAGAAGACATCAGCAGGAGCCACCGATCCCTTCCAGGAAAAGCTGAAGACTTCATTCCTGCTTTCTGTTGTGGTCCTGTTGATTGTGGCTGTGACTCGAGCCCACAAGGCTTGA